From Paenibacillus sp. V4I7, one genomic window encodes:
- the speD gene encoding adenosylmethionine decarboxylase, with product MTLTTEQRITLHGFNNLTKSLSFNMYDICYTRTKEEREAYIEYIDEQYNAARLTKILKAVADIIGAHVLNVAKQDYDPQGASVTMLVSEGPVEGAPDASFEESPGPLPETVLMHLNTSHITVHTYPEYHPDEGISTFRADIDVSTCGEISPLKALNYLIHSFDTDIMTMDYRVRGFTRDINGHKLFIDHDISSIQNYIPEEIKSMYDMIDVNVYQENIFHTKCKLKKFDLNNYLFGYTKDKLSVAEQKDITESVKWEMDEIFYGKNMSAPLL from the coding sequence ATGACACTTACGACAGAGCAGCGCATTACACTGCACGGCTTTAACAACCTTACAAAATCATTGAGCTTCAATATGTACGATATCTGCTACACCAGAACCAAAGAAGAGCGCGAAGCCTACATAGAATATATTGACGAACAGTACAATGCAGCCAGGCTAACCAAAATTCTCAAAGCGGTCGCGGATATCATCGGTGCTCATGTGCTCAATGTGGCCAAGCAGGATTATGATCCGCAAGGGGCAAGCGTAACGATGTTGGTTTCTGAAGGTCCAGTGGAGGGCGCTCCTGACGCTTCATTTGAGGAATCCCCAGGGCCCCTGCCGGAGACGGTGCTTATGCACCTGAACACCAGCCATATCACTGTTCATACCTATCCGGAATATCACCCTGATGAAGGGATTAGCACGTTTAGGGCGGATATTGATGTATCTACATGCGGGGAAATTTCGCCGCTAAAGGCACTGAATTACTTAATCCATTCCTTCGATACGGATATTATGACGATGGATTATCGGGTTCGCGGCTTCACTCGGGATATCAACGGGCATAAGCTGTTTATTGATCATGATATTAGTTCGATTCAGAACTACATTCCTGAGGAAATTAAAAGCATGTACGACATGATTGATGTGAACGTCTATCAGGAAAATATTTTTCATACGAAATGTAAGCTGAAGAAATTTGATTTAAACAATTATTTGTTCGGTTATACGAAAGACAAGCTGAGCGTAGCCGAGCAGAAGGACATTACGGAAAGTGTAAAGTGGGAAATGGACGAGATATTTTACGGTAAAAATATGAGTGCACCCTTGTTGTAA